The window GATCCACCCGTGTGTGACTGACATGCTTGCTTTCTCGGCAGAAGAACATGGTATTACGGTATCAGCGGTATCTTCGTGCCTACCCGTCGGCGATACTTGACGTAGTCGGCTCGGAAAAATTCCACTAGCTTCCTCTCCTCCACCCTGATCCTGCGGCTGAAGAAGACCCAGAGGACTGCGGCGTAGGCGAAGAAGCACACCGTGTTTCCCAGCACGAGCTGCGTCCCGAGACCCCAATAGAAGAATCCAAAGTAGCTGGGGTGTCTCAGGAAGCCGTAGATGCCGGTCGTGACGAGCGTGTGGGAGTCGGACTTTCTGGTTTGCACGTGGTGGTTGAAGctcgcgccggcctcgagcatgGCCACCGAGCGGACCACCTGGCCGACGACCACCATGgtgaggccgacggcgaggaacaCGGGTCCGGAGCGGAAGGGCGCCCAGGAACGGTGGGGAAACAGCAGGCTCACGAGAAGGCATtcgaggaaggcggccgtGTGGGCGACGGCGTAGGAGGGCCAGTTGGCGGTGAGAAGGAAGCTGTCGATGCTCGCGACGAGCGTATTcctctccgccgtcgtccagaACTCGAGAAAGTGGAAGagcgcgagggcgaggacgaagaaggaCGCGCGCCAGATGGGGCTCGAGGTGTAGAGCAGAATGCCGACCGTTGCCACTGCTGCTGTCGCGGCTGCCATGCCGAGGCAGAAGGCGCGAagggcgatgccggcgagggaCTTTGGTTGGCCGGCGAAGAAGGGCTTCAGTGGCGACTCTTGTCCTTCACCGTCGAGCCGCACTTCATCCCTGTCCTCAAGGGGGAGTCGGTTGGACGCAGGCTCCCATGCCATCATCCGATCGCGGGGATGAGGCGCTGCGGGGTCCATGCTGGCTAGAGGTGAGACTTCTCGACGTCCTTGGCTCCTCAAAGGGGTTTGCAAGGGTTTGCAAGGGGGTTGATGAAGAAAGCGGCCAGTTCTAGGCGATCACGTCGCGGTGGACATGGCGATGAGTGGGTGAGTGTGAAGGTGAAGGCCTAGAAGACGAAAAGAAGGCGGGCCCAGGTTTCAACACCCAATTCCAGAGCGAGTGTGCCAGAAAAGAAATTCTGGAGTGCCAATGTTCTGTAGTACAATATTGTCCTTGTCGTATCTTGCTTGGGTCTGATTGTTCGGCGAGGAACAATAGCAAGTCGAATGCGCCAATCGAAGATGATCTAGGTCGCGGACCTGCGTCAAGCAGATGATTTGCAGGCCGACGGGAGCCAAGGCTGTCGAATTTTCTCTAGCGCCTTCTTCAGCAGGCACTCCTACGAGTATGGTGCACTATTCCACTAAAAAAGTAGTGCATTTGGAGCCTATTTGATCAACACGCTCGATTTGCTAGCCAAGAGATTTGCTTCAAGAGTTGACCGCGATACACACCCGACGGCTGGTAATGGAAGTCTGGCGAGTTCTCTTGACACGAAGGCTCCACCATTCCATTCGTTGCGGACAGGCAGCGTAACAATAGTCCGACAGAGACACGACATGACTGGACTGATGTCCCTGCTTCCGCTCCACCTCGAGTTCGGCCATCTCGTTCACAAATAAGCATCCAAGCAACCCATACACGCTCAACATATGCATCGAAAGTCCGGAAGAAGCCGGTGTTCTACGTGGTTCCAGCCCAGAGAAAAAAAATACTAGATCGTCACCATTGATCGCGCATGTACCTCTGGACGGCGGGTCAGCAAGAGAAGTGCACCGGTGGCAAGGGTGTGCTTACGCGTCGCTCGCCAGGCGCCGTTCTTGACATGGGAATCCTATAGTGATGTTTCCATCGTGCGTTCTTCCCATCGTAACTCCGCCTCGGCTCGGTTGCTGGGGACGTCCCGGTTGATATCGTCCGGAGGAAGACTGCGGGCTTCGGACAACGGGCCCGGGAGATTGACCCGTCCGCGTCAGGTCATCGTCATGCTGTAACGGTATGATGGCGACTTCTTCATAGGCCGCCTTGGATAGAAAAGGAGGAgatgatgaggatgaggacgtTGATGAAACCCCAAGAGCACGGGATCCACGTATTCATCTCGTAGTAACCTGCCTGGTAGACGGCGCCAAGCCTTTTCGCTTCTTGTCAGCCCAGtccgcatcggcggcgcggcTTTCCGTCAGGGCACAGAGCACTTACATGACGCCAACGATGCTACCTGCCAGAAGCGCCTCCAGGGCGGCCGTGACGAGATAGACGACGGGCACAGCCCAGAGGAAGCGCCACGACGACTGCTTCCAGCGGTGCGTCGACATGGCGACGAGAACGGCGCCTAGGTGAAAGATGGCGTAGGCGATGAGGGTCCATAGTACGGTGAAGTGCCAGACGTCACGGATGTAGTAGAGTGTGTAGATGCGCTTCGATGTCGGGTCCGTGAGCGTGTGCACGTTGAGCGACGGGAAGCGTGGTGACTCGTAGTCCTTGGGGGGGTCGTTCGGGTTCGGCATTCCGTCAAAGGCCTGCCTTCCTTCCCCCACCGAGGCGAGACGAGCGAGAACGTAGGGTCAGCGTCGGGCGTCGGGCGTCATGAGGGGCCTCGCGAGGGTGTTGGCGTGTTGGCCGATGAAGCGATCGAATGGCAACGGGCCAATGTTGTTGTTGTGTGTACTCTCATGAGTTGCAAGTGCGAGAACGGAGCACTGTCGGGTAACGTTGTTGTGCACAGTGCGATCCCATCGCAGCAGGCTCCGGTACAAAAATTGGCTGAAGGGCAGGGGGCGGGGTGGTGCGGGCACAAGCGGCTAGCGGATAAGCCTGGCCCTGGAACCTGCAAGCTGCCCTGGGATTCCTCCCCTGCCAATGTGGTACGCAGCCAAGTAAATACTGTgaatactcaagtacttaattacagtacggagtactccgtaagtacagtatttacaacgtacatgtacaactacatgtacgagcaAGTGCGTTGGTACCTACCCGTACCTGGCAAtcaagtaataatacctaccCAGTACTtatacacctactccgtacagtaagtagcctggaagtactccgtagttacCATTATATATATTCAGATTTATTAGTCTATATGCAGCCTCAGAGGCTATGATAGACCGGAGCCCAGACTAAGTACATCAATTTAACCGGTGCACTAACCTTAGGGGGGTATTTACCAGCATATAGTGTGAGAAGGATAGGTTACCCACAGAAGTTCGTACCCTTCCAGCCCTTTCCTCCGGCACTGTACCAAAACTTCCGTCCTTCTGTAAGCTCCTACCCACTGAGAGTCACCTCCTCGAGCCTCGTCCCTATATGCGTCTTGAGGAAAACGACTACATTGTAAGTAGAGAAAAAAACCTAAGACCCCTATGTCCTTTTGTACCTCGTCCGGCCCTCCGCGCGATGTGGTTATAGGTGGGGGCTATGGGTTTCGAACCCACGACCTTCCCGTCTCAGAGTTGCTAGGTGCCCAATCTAACAAGACCTACTTGGGTTGGCCTGCCATCGGGCGTCTTAACCACTAGACCACCCGACCCCCAAAACCATTACAATAAGTTGAAATTCCTTGTGCCAGGCCTGAGGTGAGCCTCGGCAACGGTTCCGACTACCGCTGACACCTTCGACTTGCCTCGCCCGAAAGCTATTACATCTTCACTTCCCGGTTTTGCATCGACATCGAATTTCACAACTCGATGCCCGTCCCTATATTGTCACTCCCTCGACTCCAACGATGCCTGCAGACAGGCTTCTCAACacagtactaaagtactacCAAGACGTCCACGACCCCCCCAAGACGGACCAGATAATCGGCACGACGACCCAGCTGCTCGCCCAGCTCTCCAATCCCCTCAACCTCAGCCTCCTCACCTCCCAGCTTCTCACGGCGCGCGCCATATGGCATCGCCAGGATGGTCCCCGAACGGCGATACGAATCATCGGCATTTACCACACCGCGGCCGCGCGTGTGCGTGACCATGAGATGCAGAACGCCAAGCATGCGGCAGCCTCTCCGATGGAAGGCACAAGGGAAGCCAACAGCGGGCTGCGATGCGACGCCTGGGCACGAGCCGTCGTAAAGGGTGCAGACGAAAGATCTAGACGATGGCAGCACCTCCTCGTGTTGACGGggatcctcgtcggcatggaGGGCAACAACAGGCGCGCCTTGTCGAGCGGCCTGCGAAGCACcctcgagcaggccgtcgtcaccgccgcgaACCTCGCGCTGGACGAGAATGTCGAGGACGGGCTTCCCGCAGCGGCATCCATCGTCACGGCCCTAAACTTTGCGTTCCCCCTTCTCTCCGACCACCGCAGGGCCCAGATCAACTGCAACGCCCTGCTCCCCATGGCCGTCTGGGCCAtcaccgccgaggagggcttCTGCGACGGTCAGTTCCTCAAGGCCATCGCCCGAGACACGACCGAGACGGCAGCGGCGCTGCTCCACTGGCCTGccacctcgccctcctcgcgaTTGCTGCAGGACATGGACAAGCAGCCGTTGATGGCCAACGTGGGCCCGCTTGCCAAGCTGGCCGGCTTCGCGGTGCAGCATGCGACGGACACGGCCGCCGTGCTGCAGGCCCAcgatgccctcgccgtcttcaccAGCAGGCTCCTCGACTGCTGGGCGAGGAACCCCCTGAGCGGTGTGGACGCAGCTTCGGAGGGCACCTGCCTGACGGCCGACACCCTTCAAAACACCTGGCCGCTGCTCTGGCAAGTCTTGCGGAAGCTTCTCTACGggaccgtcgccgtccttcACGCCATCGTCTCTCGCAGCTTGCTAGACCCTCGCATGCTTGCCCACGGCATGGCCCCGGGCGTATCCGCCACGTCGCTGCACATCCTGCGAAATCTTTACTTCATCTCGTCGAGAAACGGCAACGGAGCGTTCCAAGTCTACACCTTCTCATACCTGACATCCATCGACGTCTTGTCAAAGGACGCGGCCGCGACGGATGCCTTCCTGCGCGAGCTGCGGCCTGGAGATGCTTCGTCGGTCCCGGTGGCACCATTCCAGAGGATGCTGGATCTGTTCTACCTGAACGTCGCCGAGCATCTcccgctctcgctctcggtCGAGGCTTGCGAGAATCTCATCATCAAGCCGGCCATGACGTACATTTCCTACGACGGGCCCATGACACCATCCATGGCTGAGCTCTTCGAATCGGCCCACAGCGCCATACTTTCCGTCCTCTGCTGTCCCCAGCACAGCCCCCTCACCATCCAAGTGGCCCCCTTCTACATCGTCAAGCTCTTCGAGTCCTTTCCCGACCGCATGTCGCCGCGGCAGTTTCGCGTAGCCTTCAAGACGGTCATGGAGatcgtctcgccgccgttcccCATCGCAGCCATGGATCCCCACCTGTCCGAGACGTTGCTGGAGATGCTCCGGAccagcatcgccgccgcgcctGCCGCGCCGCTCGACCCGTCGGCCAACCAGCCACCCCACGCCGGGTTGACGCAACAGGACGAGGTGCCCATGTCTGTGCAGAGTTCTCTCGTCAtggccctcgtcgactcgCTGCCGTTCCTGCCGCTCCCGCTGGTGGAGGAGTGGCTCACCGTCACGGCGCAGACGATGAACGGGATAGCGGACCCGAGGCTGCGGGCGCCTGTGAAGAGCCGATTCTGGGATGTCCTCGTCAACGGCGAGATGGACGTCGAAAGGTCGACGATGGGCGTTGCCTGGTGGGGAACCAAAGGAGGCCGCGAGCTGGTCTTGTCCGGCGAGCGTCGTGAGGAGCCGATGATGAGCGGCGCCCTCGTGCGTGACGGGAACGCAGGTCGGCTGTGACGCAGTGCGACATCCAAAGTCGCCAGACGAATGCCATGTCGCTTCTTTTTGCTGTCTGCCTGCTCGTCTGCGACTGGCTTGGCGACTgccaggtcggcggcggcctcgtcatcggccagGGATTCCTTGGCAGCTCAACCGATGATtgccacctcggccggtAGTGACTCGAGCGTCTCCCCGTCCGGTGCCAGCGACCCCGATCCTTTGGCTATCCTCTCGACAGCTACGGCACCTTTCGGCgaggcaacggcaacagcttCCACGGGGACCACCTACCCCCTGGCGAGGGGGACTTGGAcatcgagggcggcgacgagaagcAGCGATGCGAGGTCGCTCCAGCCAGCCAAACGCCCATCATCGCGGGGATTCCGCTGCGCCGTGCGGTGGCAACGACAGGTTGGGGATCGAATGCGGCATCAACATGTCGGGCCGCTGCCAGGAAGCGACGTACGAACACGGCGTCTGCGTCAACGGCAAGTCCGTCTGCCGGACCCTGTCCTACGCCAGCGACAAGGAGTGCGAGAGCCATCTACCAGCAGCGTTCCGGCGACGAAGTCGCGCGATGCACGCTCGACGTCTGCGAGGATTTTCCGACGCGGCCCGGCGTTGCGAGCGCGTACCCCAGCCGGACGGTTGCAAGGACGTAGGTGAGTACGCATAGGCACTTCCACGACGGTATCACTTGCGCCGAGGTCCATCAGGGTCTCTATCTCATCCCTCAGTGCGCCGGCGACCTAGGCCGCGATGGGTCAGCACCCCAGCCCAGGGGCGGTGCAGCCGTCAGCGGGTGGACATTGCCTGGTCGCGGGGCGACAGGCCCATGAATCACGACGCctgcgacggcctcgccttcTGCCGCAACGCCTCCCTCACGGGGCAGTGCATTCTGAAGTACGGTCCGGCGGGGGAGGCAGGGGCAGGCCCAGCAGCTGGGGCGGCGCAAAACGGATCCTGTCAATGCGTGGGAGCAAACTGCTAGACATTGGTGTACACCTgagtgtacatgcatgcaagtcTTAGTATTTATTACCTGTTACGTTTACCTTTACGTCGACGGATAAGTAGGTATACTCGAATCCTGGTGCGGAATGAAGAGCTCCCTGCTTGGTAGTGGTCCGTACCCAGCACTGCAGTTTTACTCGCAGTGtatgcatgcactgtacgaTACGACGCAGGTACACCTAGAGCACGGGCATGCATGCTACTtaacatgtacagtacggaatattaATTACAGAATGATTCAATCGGTCAGAGGTATTACTCCTGCGTTCTCATCCCTGCCATTCTTCTCCTCCTTTGACCTCTCCCACTCCCCTCACGCCCACTCTCGCACAAGCTGCCGCAAAGGAGGCTACTGCACTGCACGAAGCACTCGTCGCAGAGTCCAATCGTGACGCTAGCCCAGCCGTCGCAGGTTTGCCGCCGACACCTGCTGACTCTCCCACGCACAtacctttttttttttttcaagTCATGATGCTTGCGTGATGGAGCTGACGGGTTTGCGAGTGAGACATGCTTCGGCCGTCCAAGGTGAATGAAGTGCGGAACCTGATGAGCTGTCCTCATCCTCAGCGGCGGCCTCCCAATCTCACATTGGCACGGAGAACGATGCTATTACGTCACGCTACAACAAGTTTGGGACACGAACGAACACGAATTAGCACTGGGTGGGCCGTCGCGTCGGTTGCgcctcccctcctcgcctGTCTCCTCCCCCATCTAAAACCATCTAATTACCGCCAACCCACCTGGCGatcgtcctgctcgagcaggtacgtacctgcaCGCACACTCTCTCCGTGCTCCAAGTAAACCCCTCATCCATGCAATGCATTCTACCCCCTCAGTTCTGACCCAACCTTTCCCGCTCCGGTGCTGGCCCTGTACCGAAGCTTTCCCTGCTTCTCCTCCCAGCTGCCTACCGCTCGTGCTTCCCGAACTCCCCGAGCCCATCGCGACGCCGGCCATTCAGGTTCCGTAAACCTCGCATGTGGGGGCCTTCAGTCGACAAGGCTCAACCTGCACGGCCACTCTCGTGACAATGAACCATCGTCTCGGTCCTGTCTGCTTCGTCCacgtcggcaaggtcgtTCGGCAAGAAGAAGGCCTCGAGCAGGGCTCACGGATGATACGAAGTGCTCGTACGACAACGGGTTACGACGGACGATGCCGAGTTTGCGGGCTGGCAGGCATACGAGTCCAGAAAACAAGCCTCCGCACGGCAGCTCCATCCGTGTATTCGACAGCTGGCCCATGCCATTCCGATGCTACGCATCCGTCTCACGATGTATCAGGGAGGGGGTATGCAGACAGCACGAGCGTGTGCGTGCTTGCACACGCAAGGTTGCCAGTGCCATCGCCCAGCAATCTCGCCAACGCCCAACGTGCGACGAGCCGCTTTATGCGCAATGCTTACACGCAGCTGCGGTGCGGTACACTTGCTGGAGTGCACCCACCGTACAGTGTTGCTGGCTCAGTGAGCCCGCTCCCTGCTCAGCCACCATCCAATTCGACGCTCCAGCATCGCGCGACGAAATTAAAACTGGCGAGCCCCGcactcgagctcctcggcatgGAGAGTGACGAATAcgcatacttacagtacttactagtaaATCGTAAATCCTCTCCTCTTCCTTCTCGCTGCCGGAGCAAGTGGTGGGGTGACCAGCTAATTACCCCGCCGCGTACGAATACCCCTCACCATCCGGTAGTAAGGGAACTTGCACCCGCTTCCCCACTGGTATGCGGGAAGGATGGATGACGATGCTCCTCCAGGAGACAGCACGAGCACTTCCTAccacatacagtacagcaacatgtacggagtacatgtacacctatgCTTCATTGCTGGGAAAGCCTGCTAAGTTGCCCCGATTCGTTAGTATCGTTGACATCACCCCTAGCCTCGACGCCTTCTCAAACGTCTCTCGCGTCATGGCCTGCATGACGGTGGTGGtgtggtcgtcgtcgtcgtcgtcgtcgtcgtattAGTTGGTTGTCGTAGTGGCGGCCCATCTCTGCGCTGGCCGCCAGCCATCGCAGCCAAGgagccatccatccatccatctccgATTGCTGCGAGTACCGGCCAGGCTGGTTTTACCGCCGGGGACGTCCTTTACGGATCGGAGTGCCGGCCATGGGTCTGAGGCCTAGACCCCGCCGTGCGACCAGTCGACGCTCCACAGGTGTGGCGGTAGGAAAGCTGGAGTAGCTTTCAGCTCGACAAGCCGCCCGCCTGGTCGTTTCGGGCTCGACGTCATACCGCAAGAGGCCTCTCGATTCTGCCATTCCTCTGTCCACTCCATGCACTCCATGCACTCCATCCACCTTGGCGCACCAGATCGGCCGTCCTCCGTTGG of the Drechmeria coniospora strain ARSEF 6962 chromosome 01, whole genome shotgun sequence genome contains:
- a CDS encoding peroxisomal membrane protein Pex17; the protein is MPADRLLNTVLKYYQDVHDPPKTDQIIGTTTQLLAQLSNPLNLSLLTSQLLTARAIWHRQDGPRTAIRIIGIYHTAAARVRDHEMQNAKHAAASPMEGTREANSGLRCDAWARAVVKGADERSRRWQHLLVLTGILVGMEGNNRRALSSGLRSTLEQAVVTAANLALDENVEDGLPAAASIVTALNFAFPLLSDHRRAQINCNALLPMAVWAITAEEGFCDGQFLKAIARDTTETAAALLHWPATSPSSRLLQDMDKQPLMANVGPLAKLAGFAVQHATDTAAVLQAHDALAVFTSRLLDCWARNPLSGVDAASEGTCLTADTLQNTWPLLWQVLRKLLYGTVAVLHAIVSRSLLDPRMLAHGMAPGVSATSLHILRNLYFISSRNGNGAFQVYTFSYLTSIDVLSKDAAATDAFLRELRPGDASSVPVAPFQRMLDLFYLNVAEHLPLSLSVEACENLIIKPAMTYISYDGPMTPSMAELFESAHSAILSVLCCPQHSPLTIQVAPFYIVKLFESFPDRMSPRQFRVAFKTVMEIVSPPFPIAAMDPHLSETLLEMLRTSIAAAPAAPLDPSANQPPHAGLTQQDEVPMSVQSSLVMALVDSLPFLPLPLVEEWLTVTAQTMNGIADPRLRAPVKSRFWDVLVNGEMDVERSTMGVAWWGTKGGRELVLSGERREEPMMSGALVRDGNAGRL
- a CDS encoding Isoprenylcysteine carboxyl methyltransferase; the protein is MDPAAPHPRDRMMAWEPASNRLPLEDRDEVRLDGEGQESPLKPFFAGQPKSLAGIALRAFCLGMAAATAAVATVGILLYTSSPIWRASFFVLALALFHFLEFWTTAERNTLVASIDSFLLTANWPSYAVAHTAAFLECLLVSLLFPHRSWAPFRSGPVFLAVGLTMVVVGQVVRSVAMLEAGASFNHHVQTRKSDSHTLVTTGIYGFLRHPSYFGFFYWGLGTQLVLGNTVCFFAYAAVLWVFFSRRIRVEERKLVEFFRADYVKYRRRVGTKIPLIP